A single Augochlora pura isolate Apur16 chromosome 2, APUR_v2.2.1, whole genome shotgun sequence DNA region contains:
- the LOC144478398 gene encoding uncharacterized protein LOC144478398, translating to MRGNQGVLAIVAIFVVTVNGRVYYLQNPEADRYAGLTYPIPNEQSSRDLDLSFTAGDPIEIDDSVQPTKKVYTLVAPTKPLIEVNKEELPSARYKLVEAPIKRFAGLDDVIVLPEQSRKTVKIDGNNKGEVILELRVIANHDSA from the exons ATGAGGGGAAATCAAGGAGTTCTAGCCATCGTCGCGATCTTCGTGGTTACTGTCAATGGGCGAGTTTATTACTTACAGAATCCGGAAGCAGACCGATACGCTGGCTTAACTTATCCCATTCCGAATGAACAATCTTCCCGCGATCTAGATCTGAGCTTTACCGCCGGTGATCCGATCGAAATCGATGACAGTGTCCAACCTACTAAAAAG GTGTACACGCTGGTCGCGCCGACAAAGCCGCTCATCGAGGTGAACAAAGAGGAGTTACCGAGCGCTCGATACAAATTGGTTGAGGCACCTATTAAGAGATTTGCTGGTTTGGACGACGTCATCGTTCTCCCAGAACAGAGCCGCAAAACGGTGAAAATCGATGGGAACAACAAGGGAGAAGTGATCTTGGAACTCCGTGTTATCGCTAATCACGACAGCGCTTGA